One Formosa agariphila KMM 3901 genomic window, ATCGGGGTGTTTCTGCTTCGGCTTGAAATAAGTTCCCGAAAACCATAAGATCAGGATATTCATCATTATTATAATCTATTTGCTCTATGCACGTAATAGTTGACAACTGTGATTCCATAGGTAGCTCATGAGATGAGAATGTTTTTCCATTTTCATTTTCAAACCAGAAATGGCTAAATGTATCTGTGGTATAATGCAATGCATTTTTTAAAGGGGCATTTCCATATATATCTTGCAAATCGGCCTTTGCAAATGCTCTAAATGTTTTATAACGTTTCGCAATTGCAGGTACTTGTTGAGAAGAACATTCTCGCCCTCTTAGTGGCACTTGTTTCCCTTTTTTATTATAAGTAAATACAATATCGTTTGAACCGTTTTCATCAAAATCTGCTGAATAGACTTCAAAAGGGGAATCTGGCTTAGATTTATATTTATAATTTAAACCAAGATTTCCAGCAACCACATCCAAATCACCATCCTGATCAACATCAACAACATCTAATGAATACCACCAACCTTTCGTGTTATCTAAACCGTAGTCTTCAGTTCTATTTATCAATTTACCATGATCATTCTTATAAATTGTAATAGGCATCCACTCCCCTGTCACAATTAATTCTTTCCAAGAATCACCATCTAAATCTGCCCAGACAGCATCTGTAACCATTCCTATATTATTTGAGTCCTGCCCAAATGGAGATGATATTCTTTCAAATTTTAAATCTTGATCTGTACCTCCTGTGTTTCTTAAAAGTGTACTGGTTGGAGGGTATGGGTACTTTCCAGGAATATTTCTTCCGCCCACAAAAATATCCATAAGACCATCTTTATCAAAATCGCAAACAGCTAAAGCTTTGCCTGATATCGATAATTCCGGAATAGACTGCGATGACTTTACAAAGCCATTTTCTGTATTTATATACAAGCGATCCACCAGATTTAAATGGGCACTACCACCACTAGAAACATATAAGTCTTGGTCACCATCATTATCAAAATCATAAAAAACAGCCCCTACATCTTCTTGGGATTCATCTTTAAGCCAAGGCCCGTCTACTGCTGTAAATGTGGCATCCTTATTTTGTATAAAAAGTGCGCTTTTACTTCCTGAAGCATTACCGACATAAAAATCATCTAAGCCATCATTATTAACATCTGCTACTGCCAAAGCACCTCCTAACATAGAATATTTATAAGGCAATAAAGGTTCTTTTTGATAATCATTATACAAATCTTCTATGTGGGTGAAATCTATTTTAGATTGTTCGGTAACATCTTTAAACTTGATGCTTACAATGTCTTTTTCAGAATCTCTAGAAACCCCGTTTTTATGGTCTATAATCAATACCTGATTGGCTTCAATAGTGGTTAAAACTTGTTCACGACCATCTTGCCATGCTATTGTAATTGCATCTATTTTAGTCTCACTCCCCAATCCGAAATGCAAAATGGGTTCCATACTAGACTGATAACCTCTAGTTAGACTCATTTCTTGACGCTGAATCTTATCGCCAGATTTTAAAGTGACCACTGTTCCTAATCCTAAAGGGTTTTTAGCACTACCTTTTAATTTAAATCTTAAAAAATGAGCACCTGTTGTTTGGTTTTCAAATAAAGAAGCCTTCTTATCTATATTATTAATAACAATGTCTAAATCACCATCATTATCTAAATCACCATAAGCCATCCCATTAGAAAAACCTTCAAAATCTAATCCCCATGCTTTTGTTATCTTTTCAAATTGTAACCCACCATTATTTTTAAATACAAAATTTGAAATAGGTTCGCTTGGGTAATCTGTAATATCTAAATTAAATGCATATTTAAAGGATGTGGTATTTTCACGGTTATTTACATCATTATCATTAACGTCGCGTTTCATACCATTGGTAATAAATATATCTTTCCAGCCATCATTGTCCAAATCGACAAAAAGTGTTGACCAACTCCAATCTGTAGATGCTATATTGGCAAACCGAGAAATTTCAGTCATCATAGGAATATTATCCTGATTTACGCCATTATTTAATTGCAAACTATTTTGCATATATTGATGATGAA contains:
- a CDS encoding VCBS repeat-containing protein, coding for MSALLILNCSCSDKEEKRSNSSVTKFKEISDSESGIAFNNKIIENDSLNYFKFPYMYNGGGVAIGDINNDGLSDVFFTGNLMPNKLYINKGNLQFEDITEHAGVGGDDRWYTGVTMTDINNDGFLDIYLSVSGMGGNTENQLLINNGDQTFAESAADFGINDNSNSIQSTFFDYDNDGDIDLFVANYPSIPISQGNMYYQSKMLENTPEDSGHLYRNEGNGTFVDVTKEARVQNFGLTLGLVASDLNNDGWIDLYLSNDFNVPDYFYINNQDGTFSEVLQQATGHVSMFGMGVDASDFNNDGLIDLVQGEMSPDDYVRARVNMASMNPENFEQGVAMGFHHQYMQNSLQLNNGVNQDNIPMMTEISRFANIASTDWSWSTLFVDLDNDGWKDIFITNGMKRDVNDNDVNNRENTTSFKYAFNLDITDYPSEPISNFVFKNNGGLQFEKITKAWGLDFEGFSNGMAYGDLDNDGDLDIVINNIDKKASLFENQTTGAHFLRFKLKGSAKNPLGLGTVVTLKSGDKIQRQEMSLTRGYQSSMEPILHFGLGSETKIDAITIAWQDGREQVLTTIEANQVLIIDHKNGVSRDSEKDIVSIKFKDVTEQSKIDFTHIEDLYNDYQKEPLLPYKYSMLGGALAVADVNNDGLDDFYVGNASGSKSALFIQNKDATFTAVDGPWLKDESQEDVGAVFYDFDNDGDQDLYVSSGGSAHLNLVDRLYINTENGFVKSSQSIPELSISGKALAVCDFDKDGLMDIFVGGRNIPGKYPYPPTSTLLRNTGGTDQDLKFERISSPFGQDSNNIGMVTDAVWADLDGDSWKELIVTGEWMPITIYKNDHGKLINRTEDYGLDNTKGWWYSLDVVDVDQDGDLDVVAGNLGLNYKYKSKPDSPFEVYSADFDENGSNDIVFTYNKKGKQVPLRGRECSSQQVPAIAKRYKTFRAFAKADLQDIYGNAPLKNALHYTTDTFSHFWFENENGKTFSSHELPMESQLSTITCIEQIDYNNDEYPDLMVFGNLFQAEAETPRSDSGLGTILQGSKDGFEVVNNAETGLFFRSDVKDSKKITLANAKQGYLVISNNDTLKLLEFDNN